GTGGGCTCGTGCGGTTTCCAACCGATCTTTTATTATTTAAGCttggttttatattttatatagtgACAAACGCATACACCCTAGAGCAGTAGTTAGATAAATTGTTCTTGTACgataataaaaattttggaagataattttatagttttattattataaagaaaaaataacgtACAGAAAAGAtgcatattaaaaaattatgatacaatactaaaaaaaataaaccaaaaactAATCTTTTATTAGGTAAAAGTATTTCAAGGGAATAGTTCTTGACGAAAAATCACGCCAGAAATATAAATCACACCACAGTACTTATCCAAATTCACAGCGTCAAActgtaaaaaatctttctggttAAATAACGCCATGtcattcaacttttaaaatgtctAGCAGGAagattttttactaaaaaagtgGGACGGaataaagaatttaaattcGGGGTAACTTTCGGGGTAACAAAATTGTGGTTATCGGTTGATTTGAGTTCTGTCAAAGTCTTTTTCGTTGAAGCTTTAGTATAAGAGAAACTCAATCATATTATTTTTCTCTAGCTTAGTCAACCAAGCTATCATACACCACACCCAAATATAGTGTTTACTTTGCACTACAAAGAACAAATACATTTTTGGATGGTTGAGTTGATCAGGTTTCACAATTCAGTTGACTGCGATGAGCTTTTGCTTGCCCTTTTGCTTTCATTCTGCATACGTACGCCATTACAGCGCTGACATAAGAGGTGTCCATCTAATGGGTAACAACCACGACCCTCGTCACTTGAAAGAAGTACTGCGCAATCCTGAAAGTTAATAAAGGGAAAATTGAACAactctaaaaaaattaacaagagAAATGTCAGCAATcctaaaaaaattgagacacCTTCCAAAAACAAACACCGACTAACATGTGTGTATTATTAGTAGTAAAATTTCAATTGGAACTTAAACAAATTGTTATACTGCTAAAAAAATAGAGGGTTTTGCAACCAGAAACACCAGACATGATTTGAAACTTTAGTAACATCAGACATGgcctaaaataatttaatataagaccTACCTCGCATTTGTAGCATTCGACGTGGAAATTCTTTTGCATAGATACTATGTGTACTGTTTCTCCTTGCtcctgtaaaaataaaataataaaacgctCACATTATTATATAGGCCATGGttaatttttgcaacatttgaCAAAATTAAATCCATATAGTGGTGATCGGAAATACAGCTGCAGCAAATTTTAGAAAGGCCAGTAAAATGATTTAATATACCACaccattataatttttatttttaatagcctcAATTTACTCAGGTTGTTAGAATTTTGTTGAGCGCTCTGACTAGTGGAGCACATTTTACTCTTTTTGGAAAAGAAAGCTTTAGTCGTTATGTGGAACACCTGATAAGAGCGACTTTCACCAAGAAGAACTATTTTCCCTGGTCCCTTGGATTTGCCTTATCAAACTCTCCTAAGTGGAACCCCGGATAAGTGGAACATTCGCTAATTGGAACCACTTTTTATTCCCTTGAGACAAATTACACTCTCGTAATTAGAACAAAACATAATCCAGAATTTCAAACGTCTTCTTTTACTTTTGAATCaaggattttttgaaactgacacATGCATTGTGACACATTACAGCTAATTTTTCTACAGAGAAGGACTAAAAATCGTAAAGTTTTGTTCTAATCGACTATATAAAAGTAACTCCCATAAATTGAACTCGCTATGTCATATTTTGCCTTTTTTGGAACCTTTTGCACCTGTATTTTTGGGGTTTCTAATATTTTCCCCAGAACTGcgttttttgacaaaattgattttttctcaaaaaaacttCGGATAAGAGAAACCATTCGCTAAggtgaacaattttttttagtccCTTGAAAGTTCAACTTATTGAGTGGTAACTGTACTTACGTTGCTAGGCATTATAAGTTTGTCACACGCAGCACATCTTGGCGAAAATTtcctagaaaataaaaataaaacaaaatatagtaTAAAGATTAACACCATATACACAAATCTTGTTAGAAGAAATCTGAATTCGTTTACAACAATGGAAAGAATAAAGGTTGACATACACTTGGTAACATTCCACGCAATGCACTGCATTTGAAGCATCCACAGTAAACGGTATACCATCCAGATTTTTATGACAACTTGAACAACCGAAACATTGTGGATGGTACGATGAGCCCACAGCTTTTAAAATACGTTCAGTTATCTTTTCTTTGCAAACAACGCAATCTTCAAGAGAGTTCTAGAAATTTTACTATCCATAAATAATATGTAaggataaacaacaaaaaaggcTAGAAGGgatagttaaaaaatataaaaaaagagtcCAAACATTCATCCTTTGAACCACCCTTCCCTTTTTTCGCTAAAGATTGGTTGTCTCATGACACAACCCTTTCCAGTTGTTCAGTTATGCATACCCAAAGAGTGACCacattttaaagatttactattttaggagattttgacaaaatttgatgAGAAAATCAAGTATTTTTTACCATATATAATTGCTTGATATGGGACGGGTTGTGATAAAAAGTCGAGTCGTATAACTTTTTAGTCTATTATAAATATTTGGGGCGTGGCCAACCTGCACCAATATCcgtttttgttcttattttgtcccacccctaaatattaaaataatttttgaatgtATTAAACTTGCCATATAACATCTTTCACATAATGGTGCATCATTCAAGCAGTAGAATTCAAGTCCAGTAAGTTTGGTGTCTATAAACGGTAGTCAGAAATATTaacaaaacatacaaaaaataacaaaaatgcaCAAACAATTAAGCCAAATTAAAAATGTATAGTGTATAATAATAttcaaaatttagttaaattgaATGTACGCTTTGCTAAATTTGATTTTATGCTAGGTTTGTATGTTAACTAGTTACAATCTTTACCAAAACGTTTTGGTTACTTATAAAAGAATAGTTTcagcagcaaaaaaaaattttgttaaattttgggTTCCTTTATGAAAGTTACGTTTAAACCAGTAACTATCACAAGATTACTTTTcacaaacatgaaaaaaaaaattaatttattaatcggatttgcaaataaattttctctttttattttcGTGAATATAACACTTAAGTTGGCTCAGTCAAGTTAAGTCAAGAATATTTAATAATGTCTGTATAAGTTGGTTGAGAATTCAAATATTAAAATAGaatgatcaattttttttgagagagatgtaaaaatatcaaagaaaacattaaaaattaggattattatttttaatcagTCTCATTCATGAAAATAATTACAAAGGGTCTGaagattcttttttaaaaaaattccgaAAGGTTACCTCAAAATGTTTCTTAAACATCAATTCAGAAATGTTTATTCAATACATATTTGTGGCACTATATTTAAAATAGCTTTCTCATTCCATGAAGAAGTAAATCCTCTTGTTACTGTATGTAAGTACAACATTAGAATGTAGAAATCATACCACAATTTCCACAGACAAAACAGGAGACATGATACATATCACCCATTGCTGTGCACCCACTGCCTTCTCCTACTATTGTTTTTCGACATTTGTGACACACACCTAGATGAAATGGTACGCCTTTCTattataaaactaaaaaacagaTCATCATATCGAACTTTTAACTTCCAGAAACTTTCATGTAATTTCTCAAATTTTTCTTAAGGCCAATTTAAATCGttaatttaatgttttctttataaagaaaacatgtTTTACACGAGGATCACAGTTCAGGAATGTGTGTGTACATGTATGTCAGATGATTATTCTAATGCAGGGTATTGTGCAGATGTTTCAGGGGAAATCAGAAgagttttcaaataaatattAAGCATATAATATTGGATTCCTATTTGTTGAATatcaaaatttatccacttaaagTAAAAGTAACATTTTACAAGGTGCAGCTTATTTAATCAATATtgacaaaataagaataaaaaaacttacaaatTATTGTTGTAGTTAAGCAAATTGATTAGagatatattttaaagaatggTTATAGGTGGACATATTCTCTTAATCGGTAGTTTAGAAAAGGATTGTTTCGGTCTTCTACTCCAGTTTAAAGTACAACATGATTTGGGTTTTTTATGCAATGATTGATATATCAGCACTTTGATGGCgttgtttttatcaatttttcattattgtATTTCCTTTTCTcaggataaaattattttactgcTATTTTCAGTCATCTAATTCCATTAAGATAACTTACCATAAAAATCCGGATCATCCGTGCTCTCCAATCctaaagctaacattgctgtcAATGCATCAAGTTCATCTTCTACACTTGACTTAGCTGGTTTTTCCATTATttctggtggtggtggtggtgggaACTCATCAGTAGGTGTTTTGACTTCAGCACTTGATGGAGGATATACTTTTGCAGGTTTTGCTTTTACAGGTGGCGGAACCTTTTGAAGGGGTTTTGCTGCAGGTTGCCGTACTGATATGCGCACACTAAAACAAACattatatatacaatattaAAGGACAACAATATAAAATGTTACACTACCAAAAAGGGCTCAGCTATCACAACTTGATCTCCATGAGATTATTGTTAAGACATTcctttttcggcgacatcaaaggaaaatgaacacatccactttgcctgtcacagacagacacactctctgtattattatagaaaTTTACTCTTACTAGATTCACAAATAtttgtgtgtctgtctgtgacaggcaaagtggatgtgttcattttcctttgatgtcgccgaaaaaggGATGTCTTAAATGTTGAGTTTTCTAATGTtatggcgcgacgtcaataacactatttTAACGTCAAAATCCTATATTATATTAATGAAGCCATCACAAAGCACTTAaaaatttgaggccaaataactcagaaacgaggtggtgatgaTTTTTCACCTCATGGGTAACTAggaaccacctaggaccaatttgggtaattttcccaaacctgggtcctcaAATCTGTCGTCATTAAAGAAtgtttaaaccccaatatctctgcaaccgtttgtcacagGTACATGAtcccatacattttcttgattgaatttaactaaactaaattttgccaattttttttgtatctgaACTGGTGATGTCagccttctgcctaagtggatttttccattggccttatcaactagtaattatataatataatattgtCAGTAacgaaaaatatgtttttgtttgtataatatatatatataatataataggGAAATACATAAGCAATTTACTGGTAATTTTAATAGTATTTGCTAAGCTATTTTTTGCATGCTTTAACAAATTTatgttcattttattttttctccctagcattttttaattttttagtcatGCTTCGTTTCTACATATTTCAACACCTTTTAAAATGTTGTAACAGTTCAATTTTAAATGTTGTATTTTAGCTAGCATTTAGGCAAATAATGTGTTTTCTTTCCTGCACAACATGTTACGGCTGGTATACTTCAGAttagttaattttttgtttttcttgctaCTTCTCACACACATAAGTTTTGTATAAAATTGTTGTTGTatatagtaaataaataaagctgaaataaataaagtaaaaaaataaatagcataataacaaaaagtaacaaaaaactcacacataataaatatatacattGCTAGctatgtgaatttttttttgtttttatcccaTTCCAAGGGTTCTACAAGATATTCTATTGTATGCATTATGTaaggcattatatatatatacatgttatTATAAGGTTAACTATATATACCTCAAAAAGTAGGGTGAATATTAGTAATTTTGTTACCTTTCTGCGGTGTACATCTCCATTTTTCACCTTTTGCGTTAATCTTACAACTGGTAAACAACCCTCTAGTTACAGTCTCAGAATAAACATAAAATTCTTTCAATCAATAGCCACTCAGTCTTTAACTAATATGGTAAACATGCTAATTGTTGTGTTGACCacaatgaaaagaaaaaacaatacagGGCAAAggctattatttttctttacataTCGTCCATGCACTATGTATATATAATTActcttaaaaataatatatatttaagaaaaaataagtcAAGGTGTATCTCACCTGTTAGTCTTTATAACAGTTCCAGGAGTATTTTTTCTTCCATCTTTGCTGCTTATGACATATGAGATGACTGGTGTTCTAACTTTTTGTGCAGTTGACATGGCAGTTCTTTTTGTGTAATTAATTTGGTATAAAAAACACTGCTATGCGATACTAAtctgaaattatttcaataaaagCAATGAAATACCTGTGTGCATACTTTCAAAATGTTTACATGGGAATCTTAACTAAACCGGGAGGGGGTGTGGTATTGTTTTGGACTTGGTGATTCCCGGATTTTAAAACCCGAGGTTTGTTTCGGTGGAAGAAATAATAAAGATGTCTAAACATTggttaaaagaaatatatacgtaaaaaaaaatagtgtgcGAATGTTGAAATCCAAAATCCCCTTTGttacataaattatttttgttaaaaaagtgtgttgtacataaaataaacaaatctcGACAATAATAACCCCCTAAATATATACCGTAAAGTCACGGCAACCTAACTAGGATTTGTACGTGGCTACCAATGACGTTAGAATTATTTTAACTGGTTCAGTAAGCTACTTCAGGTCTTCTTTCTTCAGTAATGAAAAAGATGGCGGCGAAACTAAGCGAAAGTAAGGTAGCTTCTGGTTTTACGCCACAGTTGACTGGTTTTAagactttatttaaatattttttttcgaaaatgtaTAAGATATATAATTCCATATAGGTTTTTATGCGATATTCCCATATTATTAATTCTTAGCTTACCAATTTTTCTCAATTATTGAATCTGAATATGGCAGTCAGGGTAAGGGGCCTCTTCCATACTTACATTGCTTCTTTTCAAAGACACCCACCCTGAGAAACGTCCACTCGTGGCAGTTATTTTTCCATAGAAAAAAACCTATCCTACAAAGGTGAAAAGCCTTTTCTGCGGTTCTTTAGTGGTCCCATGTTAGGGCGAAATAGCCTCTTCCTTCACCTTGAATTGAATATACTAGTCATTAACCTGtgggaaaaatccacgggttttcccgtcctttttatacagtACTGCGTgcatctcgctacttgcgcagctaagctactattttggCGTGACAtacggacagacagacgacggctgttattaaagagactagtcgttaacccatggacaaatccacagggtcgcccgtcctGTATATACACGTTCACGTGAAGAACACAAAAGTTGATTGTAGTGGGCAAAAACGTAGTTTCGAATTGCCACGAAAGAAACGTCCATTGCACTTTGAGAGGTACCCACAAACATGCATTGGACGTTTCTCGTGGCAATGTGAGTATGGATGTGGCCCctaaacacttaattaggcgacggtaggctaattagggcagACCACCTATTTAGGCGACTAATTGTAGTCTAGTTAGGacatatgtaacctagttaacctagtgtcgcctatttaggtgacgATAGCAAAATACTcaataatttaatgaagataTTCTTTCACAAAACGCAAAAAAGATGGATGTGGTAACAAatactttgtttgttttgtaacgtttctttttaaaaaaatctttgtcaAACAATACCACAATTCTGTTCGCCACATTTTGTGGCATggatggctgaaatccattatttaaaacaacaaatattaccACATGAGGTTGGGGCCATAAGCTGCCAATGCGCGATGCAAATAAGAggataattggtcaaaattggacagatttgattcacGTAAAAATAGTAGTGCGAAACCAATGATTTTgacgtatttacaacagaaagttttcgtTCGCCTAGTTGACTACTGGTagcctaattaaactacatcacaTTGCTTAACTAAAcgcctaattaggtcatgccacttaattaggtgtttaccctgtATACGGGACAACATTCACACAGAAAAAAGTGTGTTGTTGTAGTGTGTTGCTGTTGTTAGAGAAGACCAGCTAGCTAGTTATTAAAGAGCCAGTAACAGGGGATTTTGTCCGTTGACATTTGCCTCTCCCACCCCCAACCCCCACCATCACTTTTCTTATAACAATTATAGCTTTACTTTTTCAGTTTACCTAGCCTTTAACATATATAGCTAGTTGCTGATACAGGGTAATTATAAGATACATACAGTATAATTAGCTGCTATTGTGGCTAAACCTAGATGGTGGAAAACAGAAAGTTTAGCTAGCTCTGCGAAAACTTTTATTGCCTTAAAGAAGTGTAGCTACGTTTGTTAGagggattttttttcaacaattaatATGTGGgattataattttttgtttgtaacgATAAAATATGACTTAAACTTAACCAATTTTGATCAACTATTTTACTGCGTTTAATACCTGCTGCACACTTTTTACCAGTTAATTATGGGTGCACAATTTTTAGGTGCCCTGACTATACATTATTTCCCCAACAGTTGTTGTTAGCTATAGCTACTTGCAGCTCTTATTTTACAATGTCTTGTGTATATATGTGTTGTGTAACTACATAATTGCTGACATATTATTAAAATCTATAAGCTCTGAACGATACTTATTTGCTGGTACTAATTTGCTTATAAGATTGCACATAAGAAAACATTATGGGTCTGAAATGGTTGGATTGACCTAGCTTTGATAAATTGGACCTAATTTTAGTCTCTACTTACTTACGGAAGTGACAATGTTGTCATTTCTACCCATTCCCATGTTATTTTGCCTTAAAAAAATAACTGCAATGCAATGGCATCACTAATTTTATACAAGATAATGATCATGCTAATCTGGTAGAGCAATGGCAAGGACAAAATCTTCAAATCAGAATCAACTTAGATTTTCATATATAATATGACTGAAGTACATATGGCAGTTAATTTCTgtgaagaaaagaaagaagagaAAACAGTGATGATGAGAACAGAAAACTTGAGAAATCACCACAGactgacaaaaaaaaaacatgcatacTTTTGTTAAAACTGTTTTACTGCATCAGTTTTCAATTTACTCTGTATTTAGTCAGTATTTGCAGTCCAAATaaccataaaataaaattacagtAAACTTTATTCTAATAATGGAAACTAAAACTC
The genomic region above belongs to Hydractinia symbiolongicarpus strain clone_291-10 chromosome 4, HSymV2.1, whole genome shotgun sequence and contains:
- the LOC130641463 gene encoding lipoma-preferred partner homolog isoform X1; this encodes MSTAQKVRTPVISYVISSKDGRKNTPGTVIKTNSVRISVRQPAAKPLQKVPPPVKAKPAKVYPPSSAEVKTPTDEFPPPPPPEIMEKPAKSSVEDELDALTAMLALGLESTDDPDFYGVCHKCRKTIVGEGSGCTAMGDMYHVSCFVCGNCDTKLTGLEFYCLNDAPLCERCYMNSLEDCVVCKEKITERILKAVGSSYHPQCFGCSSCHKNLDGIPFTVDASNAVHCVECYQVKFSPRCAACDKLIMPSNEQGETVHIVSMQKNFHVECYKCEDCAVLLSSDEGRGCYPLDGHLLCQRCNGVRMQNESKRASKSSSQSTEL
- the LOC130641463 gene encoding lipoma-preferred partner homolog isoform X2 — protein: MEMYTAESVRISVRQPAAKPLQKVPPPVKAKPAKVYPPSSAEVKTPTDEFPPPPPPEIMEKPAKSSVEDELDALTAMLALGLESTDDPDFYGVCHKCRKTIVGEGSGCTAMGDMYHVSCFVCGNCDTKLTGLEFYCLNDAPLCERCYMNSLEDCVVCKEKITERILKAVGSSYHPQCFGCSSCHKNLDGIPFTVDASNAVHCVECYQVKFSPRCAACDKLIMPSNEQGETVHIVSMQKNFHVECYKCEDCAVLLSSDEGRGCYPLDGHLLCQRCNGVRMQNESKRASKSSSQSTEL